A single Triticum dicoccoides isolate Atlit2015 ecotype Zavitan chromosome 2A, WEW_v2.0, whole genome shotgun sequence DNA region contains:
- the LOC119359094 gene encoding uncharacterized protein LOC119359094, translating into MLVAMDWTAAASDYKKNSTVRVLAQCAQDRTAAECAWCVQYSARVAETCEWSWCPRQSARAGDTCCWGLDAWRDGVAGAAVGFDCYLRFDVAVATATVTSTAPARVPPLRRLGKLMNDHPFLTAVFVGGGLAVAAF; encoded by the exons ATGCTGGTGGCCATGGACTGGACGGCCGCAGCGAGCGACTACAAGAAGAACAGCACGGTGCGCGTGCTGGCGCAGTGCGCGCAGGACCGCACGGCGGCGGAGTGCGCGTGGTGCGTGCAGTACTCGGCGCGGGTGGCGGAGACCTGCGAGTGGTCCTGGTGCCCCCGGCAGTCGGCGCGGGCGGGGGACACCTGCTGCTGGGGCCTCGACGCGTGGCGCGACGGCGtggccggcgccgccgtcggctTCGACTGCTACCTGCGCTTCGAcgtcgccgtcgccaccgccaCCGTCACTTCCACTGCGCCGGCGCGGGTGCCCCCGCTCAGAAGGCTCG GGAAGCTGATGAacgatcatcctttcctcaccgcggTGTTCGTCGGCGGCGGGCTGGCCGTGGCAGCATTCTAA
- the LOC119353601 gene encoding putative SWI/SNF-related matrix-associated actin-dependent regulator of chromatin subfamily A member 3-like 1, with product MAASSSSSRGAGGGDDDNEPYLVGFVVSKIVGLKHYSGTLSGGERPSLIREPLNRYDSNAIAVHNSRGRQVGHIEGRTAKVLAPLLDSLLVANTHVLVPGSRSSKAGNNFYNLPCQIHLFARPAAAAIVREAVDESGLVLIDPNHIEFALSQSAIVQEQTKKSDRDVDKLFARVGKQGESRIEPMEPPEDVVVSDLFEHQKVALGWLVHREESGDLPPFWKEDKNGGYENVLTSQNAKQRPPPLRGGIFADDMGLGKTLTLLSLIARSKARNVGGGKAKGTKRRKIDDAEEGSRTTLVVCPPSVFSSWVTQLEEHTNAGSLKVYMYHGQRTKDKKVLLKYDIVITTYSVLGTEFGQEGSPVNDIEWFRVILDEAHIIKNSAALQTKAVTALNAQRRWVVTGTPIQNSSLDLFPLMAFLKFEPFSVKSYWQSLIQRPLEKGDKAGLSRLQNLLGAISLRRTKETECGSKSVIGIPPKTVVVCSIELSAEERECYDQMESEGRNKMMEFGDRDSILRNYSTVLFLILRLRQLCNDVALCPFDIKSWLPANTLEDVSKNPELLKKLASLVADGEDFDCPICLSPPSTTVITSCTHIYCQTCILKILKSASSRCPICRRSLSKDDLFIAPAVQHPDDDESGSLESDKPLSSKVQALLELLKRSQKEDPSSKSVVFSQFQKMLILLEGPLKRAGFKILRLDGTMSVKKRSDVIKEFAAVGPDAPTVLLAGLKAAGAGVNLTAASTVYLFDPWWNPGTEEQAMDRVHRIGQKKAVKVVRLIVKNSIEERVLELQERKKRLISGAFRKKVGGKEEKELRLEELRIMLGFGP from the exons atggccgcctcctcctcctcctcccgcggggccggcggcggcgacgacgacaacGAGCCCTACCTCGTGGGATTCGTCGTCTCCAAGATCGTTGGCCTCAAGCACTACAGCGGCACCCTCAGCGGCGGCGAGAGGCCCTCCCTCATCCGCGAGCCCCTCAACCGCTACGACAGCAACGCCATCGCCGTCCACAACAGCCGCGGCCGCCAGGTCGGCCACATCGAGGGCCGCACCGCCAAGGTCCTCGCCCCGCTCCTCGACTCCCTCCTCGTCGCCAACACCCACGTCCTCGTGCCCGGGAGCCGGTCCTCCAAGGCCGGCAACAATTTCTACAACCTCCCCTGCCAGATCCACCTCTtcgcccgccccgccgccgccgccatcgtccgcGAGGCCGTCGACGAGAGCGGCCTCGTCCTCATCGACCCGAACCACATCGAGTTCGCCCTGTCCCAGTCCGCCATCGTGCAAGAGCAGACCAAGAAATCCGACCGGGATGTCGATAAGCTGTTCGCGCGTGTGGGGAAGCAAGGGGAGAGCCGGATTGAGCCTATGGAGCCTCCAGAGGATGTCGTGGTGTCAGACCTGTTCGAGCACCAGAAGGTAGCCTTGGGATGGCTGGTGCACAGGGAGGAGTCCGGTGACCTGCCGCCATTCTGGAAGGAAGATAAAAATGGGGGCTACGAGAATGTGCTTACCAGCCAGAATGCCAAGCAGAGGCCGCCACCACTGAGAGGCGGGATTTTCGCCGATGATATGGGGCTTGGCAAGACGCTCACGCTGTTGTCATTGATTGCGCGAAGTAAAGCTCGCAATGTCGGAGGGGGGAAGGCCAAAGGGACCAAAAGGAGGAAGATCGATGATGCGGAGGAGGGATCGAGGACGACACTTGTGGTGTGCCCGCCCTCGGTGTTCTCGTCTTGGGTGACACAACTGGAGGAGCATACGAATGCAGGCAGCTTGAAGGTGTATATGTACCATGGGCAGAGAACAAAAGATAAGAAGGTGCTGTTGAAGTATGACATTGTGATTACCACTTACAGCGTCTTGGGCACAGAATTTGGCCAGGAGGGCTCACCTGTGAACGATATCGAGTGGTTCCGGGTGATTCTGGATGAGGCCCATATTATCAAGAACTCTGCAGCTCTGCAGACCAAGGCGGTGACTGCTTTGAATGCACAGAGGCGGTGGGTAGTCACAGGGACGCCAATTCAGAACAGCTCCTTGGATTTGTTCCCGCTTATGGCTTTTTTGAAGTTTGAGCCTTTCTCAGTCAAGAGCTACTGGCAGAGCTTAATCCAGCGTCCCCTGGAGAAAGGGGATAAGGCTGGATTGTCACGATTACAA AACCTGCTAGGTGCTATCTCATTGCGCAGAACCAAAGAAACAGAGTGTGGAAGCAAGAGTGTGATAGGCATTCCACCTAAAACTGTTGTAGTGTGTTCCATTGAGCTTTCTGCAGAGGAACGGGAGTGTTATGATCAGATGGAATCGGAAGGGAGAAACAAAATGATGGAGTTTGGTGACAGAGATTCAATATTGCGTAATTACTCAACCGTGCTTTTTTTGATTCTGAGGCTACGCCAGCTCTGCAATGATGTAGCACTGTGCCCTTTCGACATTAAATCCTGGCTTCCTGCCAACACCCTTGAAG ATGTGTCTAAGAACCCCGAATTGTTGAAGAAGCTTGCCTCATTGGTTGCTGATGGAGAGGACTTTGACTGTCCAATTTGCTTGTCTCCTCCATCTACAACTGTTATAACAAGCTGCACTCACATATATTGCCAAACCTGCATCCTAAAAATCCTCAAGAGCGCCAGTTCCCGTTGTCCAATATGTCGGCGCTCCCTATCGAAAGACGACCTCTTTATTGCTCCGGCGGTACAACATCCTGATGACGATGAATCGGGCAGTCTTGAGTCTGACAAACCTCTCTCTTCCAAGGTGCAAGCCCTGCTGGAGCTACTGAAGCGGTCACAAAAGGAAGACCCTTCATCAAAGTCTGTCGTGTTTTCCCAGTTCCAGAAGATGTTGATTCTGCTCGAAGGACCACTGAAAAGAGCAGGCTTCAAAATACTACGTCTTGACGGCACCATGAGCGTGAAGAAGAGGTCAGATGTTATAAAGGAGTTTGCGGCCGTCGGCCCCGATGCCCCAACCGTACTGCTGGCTGGCCTGAAGGCTGCAGGAGCTGGCGTGAACCTAACAGCGGCGTCGACAGTGTACCTGTTCGACCCCTGGTGGAACCCTGGGACGGAGGAGCAGGCCATGGACCGGGTGCACCGGATTGGGCAGAAGAAAGCGGTGAAGGTGGTGCGGCTCATCGTGAAGAACAGCATCGAGGAGAGGGTCCTGGAGCTGCAGGAGAGGAAGAAGCGGCTGATCAGCGGCGCGTTCAGGAAGAAAGTAGGAGGCAAGGAGGAAAAGGAGCTGCGCCTTGAGGAGCTGCGCATTATGCTAGGTTTTGGGCCATAG